Below is a window of Flavobacterium sp. CFS9 DNA.
TCACCACCTGATGAACTAAACATTTTTAATTGAGTTCCGCTATTAGCCATATTAACCAAATCCATAATTGATAAATTTCCTCTGAAAAACATATTGCCATAAATTTCTTCTTCATTTACATGCCAATCAATAAATCTTGTCCCGTATTTAATTGATTCGATAAGATTCAAATCCGATTTTTTATTACACAATTCACAGTTACCTAGTTTAGAATGAATCCCAAGCTTAAAAGGTTCGTTATCAAAAAAAACATTTAATTCCAGATTCCCAATAGGTGTTTCAAAGTCGGTTAAATTTGGAGCAATACGCGTTTTATCTTCTTTCAATTCTGCAAACGTTATTCGTTTAGGCATATCTTCTTTTCTATACCCAAGTGCCTTAACATATTTTGTAGTTCCGAAGATCAACTTACTAAAATGATGAGATACTCTAGTTTTTAAATAATCCGAACAATAAGGAACAGCCTGATTAGGAACTCCAACCCATTTGTTTTTATTTACATGAGCTATCATTTCAGAAAAAACTCTTCCTTTCATGTCCATTGTATCAAAATCGACTAATTTACTTTTTACACCGCATCCTTTTTCTAAACTATAAACACCTTCAATAATGTTAAGAGGTATATTCCAATGGTAAACCATATCTTTTAAAAACTGAATCGTTTCAGGGCGTTCTTGCCCAGTATTACAAAAGACATACAGCTTTTCGTATTCTTCATATTTAGGATCTGTTTGAATATGGCGTGCCATTCTTGCTGAAGACCTACCACCAGAAACAAGAACTGCTAAATATTTTCTCATTCTACTGGTTTTAAAATTTGTAGAGATTTACTTAGTCCTAATGCTAATATTTTCCGGTCACGTGCTTTTGCTGCTTCACGTTCTGAGTCGTGGTAACCACAATCGTATTTTACTCCACTTTGTGAAACACTGGAGCGCCATTTTTGCTGTTCTCTGTGCCAGCCTACGCCTTTGTAGACTGAAACTCTGTTGTTTTGTTTTTCCATTTTTTTATATTTTTTAGGTTAATTTTTAGAAAAATATCTTTTTAGTTCATTTCCAACCCACAAACCAACCGGACACGAGACACCATTTCCAATCATTCTATAAGCAGCAGTATCAGAACAATTAAATTCAAAACTATCAGGCACACCCTGTAATCTTGCATACTCACGAACTGAGTAAGGACGAACTCCCAACGGGAAATTTTTATCAGCTATTAACCTTGTAGATTTATCTTTTGCATAATGCGCTACAGCAGTTGGTGCAATATCATTTTTGTCCGGATCAGAAATTATTGGTAAATCTCTATAAACACCGTTCATTCTTTGATAGATAGCTTTTGGTAGTGAAACGTTGGGATGCTTTTCGACAATGTGCTTTAATTTTACGGCATTTCCTTTTTCTGGTTCACGCCAATTGAAACTTTTTTTACTTCCAATAATTATTAATCGATCACGGCGTTGTGGCAACCATGTTTCGGTTTTTATAGGGCAGAAGGTTGTAACGTAGTATCCTGGCAATTTTGTCATTGCCTCCATAACAACAGGAAAAGCACGCATACCCGGAACGTTTTCGATAACAAATACTTCAGGCAAAGCAATTGCCATGTGACGAAATGCATGTAAAAAAAGTTCGTCGCCTGTACGGCATCCGTGTATGTCTGAAATTGTACTGTATTTTGTACATGGATAAGTAAAAACCATTACATCAGTTTCCATATCAGAAATAACTAACTTTTCTTTCAAATCGACACAGGTTACTTTATGACTGAAATTTTTTTTCTGAACTTTACAACAGGTTTCATCGATTTCAAATGATTCTGTTATTTCGATTCCAGACATACTTAAACCAATATCGAAAAGACCACCACCAGAGAAATAAGATTTTAAATTCATAAGTTTAATTTTTAGCCGTGTTTTGCATTTAAGAATTCTGTAAATAAATCGCCTTGAGCCGGATCAGTTGTTTTCATTTCTACAAGCTTGCTGCGATCCTTGAAACTAAATCCGAAATGTTTGGATAGTTCATCAATTTCTTTAATCATTTTTTCACGAACGGTGATGTGACCGGAAACATTCGTTGCACCACCTTTGAAGGTTTGAATCAAACCGCCATCGTAACCTAATTCAGCAATTTTATTTTCAGCCTGAACATAATAATTAACAGACTTCGCCAAACGGTGTAAATGAATAAGATCCGGCTTTGTTAATTTTTTGGTATCAACTAATTGCTGACCAAAGAATTTATACCAAAAAAGTTGCTCTTTGGATAGATTTAATTCAGCAATTGGTTTTGGCAATTTTGGTAAAACCTCATAAAGATTTTTATTAACTTCAGCGATTTCGCCATCGCCTTTTATAATTTTCATATTTGTAGACATATCACTAATATTTAATATGTTAGACCCCCCTATCAAAAATAACGCTGCGAGTAAAATTCAGGCTAAACAGCGATGTACGCACCT
It encodes the following:
- a CDS encoding phosphoadenosine phosphosulfate reductase, which encodes MRKYLAVLVSGGRSSARMARHIQTDPKYEEYEKLYVFCNTGQERPETIQFLKDMVYHWNIPLNIIEGVYSLEKGCGVKSKLVDFDTMDMKGRVFSEMIAHVNKNKWVGVPNQAVPYCSDYLKTRVSHHFSKLIFGTTKYVKALGYRKEDMPKRITFAELKEDKTRIAPNLTDFETPIGNLELNVFFDNEPFKLGIHSKLGNCELCNKKSDLNLIESIKYGTRFIDWHVNEEEIYGNMFFRGNLSIMDLVNMANSGTQLKMFSSSGGDGCVCNF
- a CDS encoding AP2 domain-containing protein, which translates into the protein MEKQNNRVSVYKGVGWHREQQKWRSSVSQSGVKYDCGYHDSEREAAKARDRKILALGLSKSLQILKPVE
- a CDS encoding DNA cytosine methyltransferase, giving the protein MNLKSYFSGGGLFDIGLSMSGIEITESFEIDETCCKVQKKNFSHKVTCVDLKEKLVISDMETDVMVFTYPCTKYSTISDIHGCRTGDELFLHAFRHMAIALPEVFVIENVPGMRAFPVVMEAMTKLPGYYVTTFCPIKTETWLPQRRDRLIIIGSKKSFNWREPEKGNAVKLKHIVEKHPNVSLPKAIYQRMNGVYRDLPIISDPDKNDIAPTAVAHYAKDKSTRLIADKNFPLGVRPYSVREYARLQGVPDSFEFNCSDTAAYRMIGNGVSCPVGLWVGNELKRYFSKN
- a CDS encoding P27 family phage terminase small subunit gives rise to the protein MKIIKGDGEIAEVNKNLYEVLPKLPKPIAELNLSKEQLFWYKFFGQQLVDTKKLTKPDLIHLHRLAKSVNYYVQAENKIAELGYDGGLIQTFKGGATNVSGHITVREKMIKEIDELSKHFGFSFKDRSKLVEMKTTDPAQGDLFTEFLNAKHG